A segment of the Alistipes communis genome:
GCACGCTCTCCGCGCTGAATGAAAACGTGCGAAAAAATGGAGAAAAGCAAGATAGTGATGGGAATTCTGGCGGCGGCGACGCTCGGCGCCTGCCAGTCGTCCAAGGTGAAGATTTCGGGCCGCCTGGTCGGGGCTGACGCCCGGCAGGTCTACATCGAACAGCTTTCGGCGGGCGGCAAGGCCCCCCTGATCGATTCGGTGTCGCTCGACGACGCGGGTAACTACCGGTTCGAATTGAAGAACGTCCCCTCCACCCCGTCGCTTTACACGATCTCCTACAACGGCGAGAGCGTGCCCGTGCTGATCGAGGGCGGCGACCGCCTGACGATCAATTCGGCGGGCAGTTTCGCCCGCAACTATACGGTCGAGGGGAACGAGGAGTCGTCGCTGCTGCGCGAATTCAACCTCGCCTATGTCGAGGGGGCCGAAAAGCTCAACGACATCGCCGCAGCCTATGCCCGCAACGGCCAGTCGGAGGAGGAGCTCAAACGCCTTGCCAAAGCCTATTCGGACGAATACCTGCGCATCAAGCGTGCGCAGCTCGCATTCATCGTCGAACACAAGGCGTCGATCGCGGCGGTCTATGCGCTTTCGCAGCGCCTGCCCGGTGACCGCTACCTCTTCAACGGGCAGGGC
Coding sequences within it:
- a CDS encoding peroxiredoxin family protein, with the translated sequence MEKSKIVMGILAAATLGACQSSKVKISGRLVGADARQVYIEQLSAGGKAPLIDSVSLDDAGNYRFELKNVPSTPSLYTISYNGESVPVLIEGGDRLTINSAGSFARNYTVEGNEESSLLREFNLAYVEGAEKLNDIAAAYARNGQSEEELKRLAKAYSDEYLRIKRAQLAFIVEHKASIAAVYALSQRLPGDRYLFNGQGDAVYYRTVADALEERYPQSPYLASLHAEISRLDALQNLSATVSEAGFPDLEIADMYGKKVRLSSLEGNVVLIDFWSPSLGNSNALNADLKQLYEKYHDSGFEVYQVAVETSKPMWINTVQEQSLPWISVCDLRGEASPALTIYNVRKLPANYLIDRKGDIVAKDLYGTSLEQQLEKLL